A DNA window from Oryctolagus cuniculus chromosome 21, mOryCun1.1, whole genome shotgun sequence contains the following coding sequences:
- the OASL gene encoding 2'-5'-oligoadenylate synthase-like protein, giving the protein MALAQGLYGIPSCRLDSFVVRWLQPSRKWKEEVLEAVAGVEKFLRQESFHGEHQLQDQEVRVLKVVKVGPFGTGTALRGTAEVELVVFLSCFRNFWEEAKHHAAVLRLIQTKMWHCQELLALGLRDLRVDEGVPEALTFTIQTRETAEPITVTIVPAYRALGPSVPNSLPPPEVYVSLIKACGHPGIFSPSFSELQRDFVKHQPTKLKSLLRLVKHWYQQYVKAKCSRTNLPPDYALELLTIYAWENSTELETFRMEEGLTTVMELLRDVRFLCIYWTKYYTLQNPVIEDCVRKQLKADRPIILDPADPTLNVAAGYRWDIVAQRACQCLKQDCCYDSRENPVPSWNVKCAQDIQVTVEQQGYSDLILWVNPYEPIKKVKERIRRSRGCSGLPRLSFQERGGERQLLSSHCSLAYYGIFCDTRVCLLETFSPEIQVFVKSPDGDSQAYAVHPKSFVLSLKQQIEDKQGFPSSQQQLEYQGQVLQDWVDLGHYGIQDSDTLTLCKKRGREAALLPC; this is encoded by the exons ATGGCATTGGCTCAGGGTCTGTATGGCATTCCAAGCTGCAGGCTGGACTCCTTCGTGGTTcggtggctgcagcccagccggAAGTGGAAAGAAGAGGTGCTGGAAGCCGTGGCCGGCGTGGAGAAGTTCCTGAGGCAGGAGTCCTTCCATGGGGAGCACCAGCTGCAGGACCAGGAGGTGCGGGTTCTGAAGGTGGTCAAG GTGGGCCCCTTCGGGACCGGCACGGCGCTCAGGGGCACTGCCGAAGTGGAGCTGGTGGTGTTCCTGAGCTGTTTCCGCAACTTCTGGGAGGAGGCCAAGCACCATGCAGCGGTTCTGAGACTGATACAGACGAAAATGTGGCATTGCCAGGAACTGCTGGCCCTAGGGCTCAGGGACCTGAGGGTGGACGAGGGAGTCCCCGAAGCTCTCACCTTCACCATCCAGACCAGGGAGACGGCAGAGCCCATCACCGTCACCATTGTGCCCGCCTACAGGGCCCTGG GTCCCTCTGTTCCCAACTCCCTGCCGCCCCCCGAGGTCTACGTGAGTCTGATCAAGGCCTGTGGCCACCCTGGAATCTTCTCCCCCTCCTTCAGCGAGCTGCAGAGGGACTTCGTGAAACACCAGCCAACCAAGCTGAAAAGTCTCCTGCGGCTGGTGAAGCACTGGTACCAGCAG TACGTGAAAGCCAAGTGCTCCAGGACCAATCTGCCCCCGGACTATGCCCTTGAGCTCCTGACCATCtacgcctgggaaaacagcactgAGTTGGAGACCTTCAGGATGGAGGAGGGCCTCACCACAGTGATGGAGCTGCTGCGGGACGTCCGGTTCCTCTGCATCTACTGGACCAAGTACTACACGCTGCAGAATCCCGTCATCGAGGACTGCGTCAGGAAACAGCTCAAGGCGGACAG GCCCATCATCCTGGACCCGGCTGACCCCACCCTCAACGTGGCAGCTGGCTACAGATGGGACATTGTGGCCCAGCGGGCCTGCCAGTGCCTGAAACAGGACTGCTGCTATGACAGCAGGGAGAACCCGGTCCCCAGCTGGAACGTGAAG tgtgCCCAGGACATCCAGGTGAcggtggagcagcagggctacTCGGATCTGATCCTCTGGGTGAACCCGTACGAGCCCATCAAGAAGGTCAAGGAGAGAATCCGCCGGAGCCGAGGCTGCTCGGGCCTGCCCCGCCTCTCCTTCCAGGAGCGCGGCGGCGAGCGGCAGCTGCTCAGCAGCCACTGCTCTTTGGCCTACTATGGAATCTTCTGCGACACCCGCGTGTGCCTGCTGGAGACCTTCTCCCCCGAGATCCAGGTCTTCGTGAAGAGCCCGGATGGGGACAGCCAGGCCTACGCAGTCCACCCCAAAAGCTTCGTGCTCAGCCTCAAGCAGCAGATCGAAGACAAACAAGGGTTTCCGAGCAGCCAGCAGCAGCTGGAGTACCAGGGCCAAGTGCTGCAGGACTGGGTGGATCTGGGGCACTACGGCATCCAAGACAGCGACACCCTCACCCTCTGCAAGAAGAGAGGGCGAGAGGCTGCACTCCTGCCCTGCTAG
- the C21H12orf43 gene encoding protein CUSTOS, with the protein MAAPNGATSDSESSSSSSDAEELARCREAAMPAWGLEQRPRGAEKPRADAADIPPASQPSLRHRADEHEQDGNELQTTPEFRAHVAKKLGALLDSAITIWEAGKEPGKPGLPQEASRDDGFRLFFTSIPGDPGQEAGPRPRRKRQPSSSSGEDSDEQRRCREAAVSASDILQESAIHGPAQGEDEAKKKKKKLKKKARKVAGVATETVAQEQEEEVGRVNGVRVSPGTKRKKRKKKARKALEAPSSPRAAGTAATPTD; encoded by the exons ATGGCGGCGCCCAATGGCGCCACGAGCGACTCGGagagtagcagcagcagcagcgatgCAGAGGAGCTGGCTCGGTGCCGCGAGGCGGCGATGCCGGCCTGGGGCTTGGAGCAGCGCCCGCGGGGGGCGGAGAAACCAAGAGCCG ACGCTGCAGACATCCCGCCGGCCTCCCAGCCGAGCCTCAG gcACAGGGCGGATGAGCACGAACAAGATGGCAACGAGCTGCAGACCACCCCCGAGTTCCGAGCCCACGTAGCCAAGAAGCTGGGAGCCCTGCTGGACAG TGCCATCACCATCTGGGAAGCTGGGAAGGAGCCGGGGAAACCCGGGCTGCCGCAGGAGGCCTCGCGGGATGACG GCTTCCGCCTCTTCTTCACGTCCATCCCCGGAGACCCCGGGCAGGAAGCCGGCCCCCGGCCGCGCCGGAAGCGGCAGCCCTCCAGCTCCAG CGGCGAAGACAGTGACGAGCAGCGGCGGTGCCGGGAGGCAGCCGTGTCTGCCTCTGACATCCTGCAGGAGTCGGCCATCCACGGCCCCGCCCAGGGTGAGGACGAagccaagaagaagaagaaaaagctaAAGAAGAAAGCCAGGAAGGTGGCCGGCGTTGCCACGGAGACCGTGGcccaggagcaggaagaggaggtgggCAGGGTCAACGGGGTCCGGGTGTCCCCTGGGaccaagaggaagaaaaggaagaaaaaggcgAGGAAAGCCCTCgaggctccctcctccccccgAGCAGCGGGCACAGCGGCCACGCCTACAGACTGA